The following are encoded in a window of Mycobacterium decipiens genomic DNA:
- the tig gene encoding trigger factor, which produces MKSTVEQLSPTRVRINVEVPFAELEPDFQRAYKELAKQVRLPGFRPGKAPAKLLEARIGREAMLDQIVNDALPSRYGQAVAESEVQPLGRPDIEVTKKEYGQDLTFTAEVDIRPKITLPDLGALAVSVDRIEVSDEDVDAELQSLRARFGTLTDVDRPVAVGDFVSIDLSATVDGEDVPNAAAEGLSHEVGSGRLIAGLDDAVVGLSTDESRVFTAKLAAGEHAGQEAQVTVTVRSIKERELPEPDDEFAQLASEFDTIEELRANLTDQVRQAKRTQQAEQIRNATIDALLDQVDVPLPESYVQAQFDSVLHSALRGLDHDEARFNELLVEQGSSRSAFDAEARSASEKDVKRQLLLDALADDLKVQVGQDDLTERLVATSRQYGIEPQQLFGYLQENNQLPSMFADVRRELAIRAAAEAATVTDTDGNTIDTSEFFGKRAPEAEPAGEATEADKLDPEADEDALQESSDSATT; this is translated from the coding sequence GTGAAGAGCACCGTCGAGCAGTTGAGCCCCACCCGGGTTCGCATCAATGTGGAGGTGCCTTTCGCCGAGCTCGAGCCCGATTTCCAGCGGGCCTACAAGGAGCTCGCCAAACAGGTACGGTTGCCCGGCTTTCGGCCGGGGAAGGCGCCGGCCAAACTGCTCGAGGCGCGGATCGGCCGAGAGGCGATGCTCGATCAGATCGTCAACGATGCGTTGCCGAGCCGGTACGGACAGGCGGTGGCCGAGTCGGAGGTCCAACCGCTGGGTCGGCCCGACATCGAGGTGACCAAAAAGGAGTACGGCCAGGATCTGACCTTCACCGCCGAGGTCGACATCCGCCCCAAGATCACCCTTCCGGACCTGGGCGCACTTGCGGTCTCGGTGGATCGGATCGAGGTCAGCGACGAGGACGTCGATGCCGAGCTGCAGTCGCTACGCGCGCGGTTCGGCACCCTGACCGACGTGGACCGGCCAGTGGCCGTTGGCGACTTCGTCTCGATCGACCTGTCCGCCACCGTCGACGGGGAGGACGTACCGAACGCCGCCGCCGAGGGCCTGTCCCACGAGGTCGGCTCCGGCCGACTCATCGCCGGTCTCGACGACGCGGTTGTCGGGTTGTCCACCGATGAGTCCCGGGTCTTCACCGCCAAGCTGGCGGCCGGCGAACACGCCGGACAGGAAGCGCAAGTGACCGTCACGGTTAGGTCGATCAAGGAGCGCGAATTACCAGAGCCCGACGACGAATTCGCGCAGCTAGCCAGCGAGTTCGACACAATCGAGGAGTTGCGGGCCAACCTCACCGACCAGGTGCGCCAGGCTAAGCGCACCCAGCAGGCCGAGCAGATTCGAAACGCCACCATCGACGCGTTACTTGACCAGGTCGATGTGCCGTTGCCGGAGTCGTATGTGCAGGCCCAGTTCGACAGCGTCCTGCACAGCGCGCTGCGCGGTCTCGATCACGACGAAGCGAGGTTCAATGAGTTGCTCGTCGAGCAAGGCTCGTCGCGCTCGGCGTTCGATGCTGAGGCCCGCAGCGCCTCGGAGAAAGACGTCAAGAGGCAGTTGTTGCTGGATGCCCTGGCCGATGACCTCAAGGTCCAGGTCGGCCAGGATGATCTGACTGAACGACTGGTCGCGACGTCTCGGCAATATGGCATCGAGCCGCAGCAGCTGTTCGGCTATCTCCAAGAGAACAACCAGTTGCCGAGCATGTTCGCCGACGTGCGGCGCGAGCTGGCGATCCGGGCGGCAGCCGAGGCGGCAACGGTCACCGACACCGACGGAAACACGATCGACACCAGTGAATTCTTCGGTAAGCGGGCTCCGGAGGCCGAGCCGGCAGGCGAGGCTACCGAGGCCGACAAGTTGGACCCCGAGGCCGACGAGGATGCGTTGCAGGAGTCGTCCGACTCCGCGACAACATGA
- a CDS encoding serine hydrolase domain-containing protein, which produces MSDVDVKGSCASKFVKVRDAFERNFVLHNEIGAAVAVWVDGDLVVNLWGGFADAAGTRPWQHDTLSTVLSGTKALTATCVHRLADRGELDLYAPVADYWPEFGQAGKETITLAMVLSHRSGAIGPRQRLSWEQVADWDFVCDQLAAAEPWWEPGTAQGYHMTTFGFILGEVFRRVTGRTVGQYLRTEIAKPLGADIHIGLHPTEQGRCADRVNKPHIRQVLADVQAPGDPTSLDDHPKAALSVSMGFAPDDELGSNDLQLWRQIEFPGTNGQVSALGLATFYNALAQERLLSRAQMDRVRVSQGGFDTDLVLGPRVADHGWGLGYMLNQRGVNGPNPRIFGHGGLGGSFGFVDIEHRIGYAYVMNRFDATQANADPRSVALSNEVYAALGVNAA; this is translated from the coding sequence ATGAGCGACGTCGATGTCAAGGGCTCATGCGCGTCGAAGTTCGTCAAGGTACGCGACGCGTTCGAGCGCAACTTTGTACTGCACAACGAGATCGGCGCGGCCGTCGCGGTGTGGGTGGACGGCGATCTCGTCGTTAACCTGTGGGGCGGTTTCGCCGACGCCGCCGGTACCCGGCCGTGGCAACACGACACGCTGTCCACCGTGCTGTCCGGCACTAAGGCACTTACCGCCACCTGTGTCCATCGGCTCGCCGACCGCGGTGAGCTTGACCTGTACGCGCCGGTGGCGGACTACTGGCCCGAATTCGGGCAGGCCGGCAAGGAGACCATCACCCTGGCAATGGTGCTAAGCCACCGCTCCGGCGCTATCGGGCCGCGCCAACGGCTGAGCTGGGAGCAGGTCGCCGACTGGGACTTTGTCTGTGACCAGCTGGCCGCCGCCGAACCGTGGTGGGAGCCGGGTACCGCGCAGGGCTACCACATGACCACCTTCGGTTTCATCCTCGGCGAGGTGTTCCGCCGGGTCACCGGGCGCACGGTCGGTCAGTACCTGCGCACCGAGATCGCTAAGCCGCTGGGCGCCGACATCCACATCGGCTTGCATCCGACCGAACAGGGCCGCTGCGCCGATCGGGTCAACAAGCCACACATCCGCCAAGTGCTGGCCGACGTCCAGGCCCCCGGCGACCCCACCAGCCTGGACGATCACCCCAAGGCCGCATTGTCGGTGTCGATGGGATTCGCCCCCGACGACGAACTCGGCTCCAACGACCTGCAGCTGTGGCGCCAGATCGAGTTCCCCGGCACCAACGGACAGGTGTCAGCATTGGGGCTGGCGACGTTCTACAACGCGCTCGCCCAGGAAAGACTGCTCAGTCGCGCACAGATGGACCGGGTCCGGGTTTCGCAGGGCGGCTTCGACACCGATCTGGTGCTCGGGCCGAGGGTCGCCGACCATGGCTGGGGCCTGGGCTACATGCTCAATCAGCGCGGCGTCAACGGACCCAACCCTCGGATTTTCGGGCACGGCGGCCTCGGCGGCTCGTTCGGGTTCGTCGACATTGAGCACCGGATCGGCTACGCGTACGTCATGAACCGCTTCGACGCCACCCAGGCCAACGCGGACCCGCGCAGCGTCGCCCTGTCCAACGAGGTCTACGCCGCGCTAGGGGTAAACGCCGCTTAG